The window TCCGGAGGTATGCCAGAGGCTGGGTGAGGGTCGGCGCCTGCGGGCGGGGGTTACGCCCCGCTCCCGGGAGGCTTCGGGGCACCGCCCTGGGGACACTAAGATCCCTGTGCGAGGAGCTCGCTAGATGAAGCGGCTGCAGCGGCCGGCCTGATGGCCGAAGGGAGCGACGACCCGAAGAGGGGAACTGGCGCCCATTGGCATCGCGGCACGGCCAGCAGCCGGCTTCGCAGAAGCGCGGCCCGAAGACTGAAAAACGCCGAAGGCGGAGCGCCACGGGGCGTGCGGATGGGGACCATCCGCGCCGCTTCCTGGCTCAACGGAAGCGGATCTCACGACGCGCCTCGCGGCGCTCCGCCAGCCCCGTATTGTGAAGCGCCCGCAGGCAGGCCTGCGGGCGGGGTTTGGCGCGTGCGTGAAGGAAGGGGCGCGGGATCCCCTCTCCCGTGTGGGAGAGGGGTAGGGGTGAGGGCCCGCCGCTGATTATTGAGGTACCGCGGCTGCCGTTGTGCCTTCTATTGGTAGGGCAGGCCCTCATCCGGCGCTCCGCGCCACCTTCTCCCATCCGGGAGAAGGTTGGGTCGCGGCTCCGAGTGCTTTGCGGGCCAGTCATTGCGCGCCGATTTCCTCCCCTGGGCCAATTTGTCGCCCCAAGCCCGCCATGTCCCTAACTCGCCATTAACCTTGATCGTTCATTTCGTCGGACGGGTGGTGGCTTCGCGCGGGCTGTAGCTGCTGCGGTGCGGGGGTAGCAAACCATGCGGCTGATCGTCGGCGCAATCATCGTCTTCGTCTGCGTCTTCGGCAGTTACGCGGCCATGGGTGGCCACCTCTTCGTCCTTTGGCAGCCGTTCGAGTTCGTCATCATCCTCGGTGCAGCGATCGGCGCCTTCATCATCGGCAATCCCCCGCCGGTCCTCAAGGCCGTGCCTTCCATGCTCGGCACGATCCTGAAGGGCTCCAAGTACACGCAGGAATGCTATGTCGAACTGCTGGGGATGCAGTATTCACTGTACAAGCTCGTGAGGCAGAAGGGCATGCTCGCGGTCGAGGAGCACATTGAAAATCCGAGCAAATCGACGCTGTTCAATGCCTTCCCGACGTTTGCTGCGAACCATCATGCGGTCGAGTTCGTCTGCGACTACATGCGCATGTTGACGCTTGGCGCCAACAACGCCCACGAGATCGACGCTCTCATGGACGAGGAACTGGAGACGCACCACCAGGAGCAGGAGCGTCTCGTTTCGGCCATGCAGTCGATCGCCGACGGAACACCGGCGCTCGGCATCGTCGCCGCCGTGCTCGGCGTGATCAAGACGATGGGGGCGATCAAGGAGCCGCCGGAGGTGCTTGGACATCTGATCGGCGGCGCGCTCGTCGGCACCTTCTTCGGCGTCTTCGTCGCCTACGGCTTCTTCGCGCCCATGGCGGCGTCGCTCAAGAGCACCTTCGAGGCGGAAGCCAAATACTTCCTGTCGCTCAAGGCGGGTCTCCTCGCCCATGTCAGCGGCCAGCCGCCGGTGATGGCGGTCGAATTCGCCCGCAAGGCTCTGATGAGCGACGTTCGCCCGACCTTCAGCGAAGTGGAAGCGGCAACCGCCAAACTGGCCGCCTAGCTCCGGCCCAATCTCCAGCAGGGACCCGATGACCAAGCCCGCCCAGACGATCATCGTCAAGAAGGTCAAGAAGGCCGCGCATGCGCACCATGGCGGCGCCTGGAAGATCGCCTATGCGGACTTCGTGACCGCCATGATGGCGTTCTTTCTGCTGATGTGGCTGATCAGCATGACGACGCAGGAGCAGAAGGAAGGCCTGGCGGAGTATTTCGCGCCGGGGTCTTTGAGCCCCAGCACCAGTGGCTCTGGCGGCATGCTGTGGGGTACCGCCCTCGACAAATCAGGCAGCAAGCCGTCGCCGCCACGCGAGGCGGCGACGGGGACCGCCAGGCCGGAGGACAGGGCGCGCCGGACCAGCTCTGGCGCCGCCGACCGCGAGATCAACCGCTCGGTTGCCGGCCAGCAGGCCAGCCACAGCGCGATAGCCAGCCTCCGGCAGACGCTCCAGAGCATGCCCGAAATTGCCGATCTGTCGCGCAACATCGTGATCGAGCCGACCAAGGAGGGGTTGGATGTTGCCCTCATGGACGAGTCCGGCCGCTCAATGTTCCCCGAGGGCTCGGTCCAACCCTACCCGAGTACCCGTCGCGTGCTGGAGACGCTCGCGCCCACTCTGCGCCGCCTGCCCAACCGCCTGGCGATCACCGGCCACACGTCTGCCGCGCGCCCGGGCTCGGCGGCAGGCGCCGAGCCCTGGAGCCTTACCACCGGGCGCGCGCTCGCCGTCCGCGAGATCCTGTCGAATGCGGGGTTCCCCAACGACCGCTTCGCTTCCGTGGTGGGGCGCGCCGACACCGAGCCGGTCTTCCTCGACAATCCTTACATCGCGCCGAACCGACGGGTGAGGATCACTCTGCTCACTGAAGAGCCGCCATTGCCCCCGAACCACTTGCGCTGAACACATCGCCTCGGCCGCCTCACGGTCCGTTTGGGATTGAGCTCAAGGCTGACAAAACGTGAGAGGCCGAGTGCCTCTATGCAAGGCGAGCGGCGGAGGTCTCACCCGGTCGAAACGCCCTCATCCCCCTGCCGGGACCTTCTCCCCCGAAGAGAGAAGGGGGGCTAATCCCCTCCCCGCGCCCTTCCGTCGCACGGCTTTGTGAGGGTCTTGTTTACGCCTTGTTAAACCGCTCTTGGACATCCCTGCGATGCAAACAGGAGTTGACCCGATGATCAGACTGGCCCCTTTCGCGGCGCTCAGCCTTCTCGCGGCCTCGGCCTCGGCTTTCGCCGCGCCGGCCCAGCCACTCGGCCAGTTCAAGCAGTGGAACGCGGCGACCTATGACAATGCAAATGGCAAGCGTTGCTATATCGTCTCCTCGCCGAGCGCCGAGACACCTGCGACCTTGCGTCATGGCGACGTGTTTTTCTTCGTGCAGACCGCGCCCAACGCGCAGGCCCGCACCGAGTCGAGCTTTCAGACCGGCTACGACTTCGCCAAGGATTCGACCGTCACCGTGACGATCGGCGACGAGACGTTCCGCATGCTGACCTCGGGCAACAATGCCTGGCTGCAGCGGCTGGAGCGCGAAAGCGAGCTGCTCGCGGCGATGAAGGCCGGCGACGAGATGGTGCTGGCGGCGCGCTCGGCCCGCGGCAACGAGACGAGCTACACCTTCTCGCTCGAAGGCGTGACCGCGGCGTCAAGGCTGCTGGAGCGCTGCAGCTGAGGCGTGGCTACAGGACGCCGTGGCGCTCGAAGACCGAGCGCAGGCTGTTCCCGGCTAGCAGCTCCTCGCGGGTCGAATCCTCGGCCTCGATCTTGGCCAGCGCCAGCCGGATCGCCTCTGGCGCGATCGCGCGCGGCACGATGACGACGCCATCGACGTCGCCGAAGACGAAATCGCCCGCCGCGACGCGGGCGCCGCCCACTTCGACCGGCTCGTCGGCGGCCATCATCTCGGCGCGGCCCTTGGTATCGAGCGGGCCGATGCCGCCATGGAAGACGGGGAAGCCGAGCTCGCGGATGCGGCGGACATCACGCACCAGCCCATCGGTGAGGCAGCCGGCGGCGCCTCTCACCTTCGAGGCGGTGGTCAGCAATTCGCCCCAGGGCGCGATCCGGTCGGTCGGCCCGTCGCAGGCGAGCACGGAAATCTCGCCGGGCCTGAGGCTATCGATCAGGTCCATCTCCAGCGCATAGGGGTTGTGACCCTCCGGGAGATGGTAGCGTTTCATGTAGAGCCCGGTACGGGCGAAGCCGCAGAGCACGCTGGCCTCGTCGAGCGGGCGCACGAAGGGCTTCACCGCCTGGTTCGGGAAGCCGAGTTCGTCGAGCACGTCGGAGAGCACCGCCGAATAGAGCCGGCCCTTGAGGTCGGCGAGATCGAGTTCCTGGGCCGGATCCGGCATGCGCTTCCCCTCTCCATATTATAGAGGGGAAGCTTCCGGGCGCGCCGGCGGCGGGTCAAGCCATCGCTGATGCGTGGGGTGGAACGACGCTCAGGCCGGCAGCTCGTCGAGACGGGCATAGCTTGCCTCCATGCCGTATTCCATGCCGGTGGCGAGCATCGCTTCGCGGGTGGCGGCGTCGGGCAGGGTCATGCGCATGGTCATCAGGGTGCCGGCGCCATCGGCCTCGAAGCGGGTATCGATATGGTTGTCGGGTGTCGGATTGGGCATGTTGTCCGGCGCCGGATCGGGCATATGGAAGCGCTCGACATGGATGATGCGGCCGAACGGCTCGAGCGCGACGTACTCACCGGTGAGCGTGAGGCTGCCGCCGCTGCCATCGCTCCATTCATAGCGGATCTTGCCGCCGGGCCGAGGATCGTTGATGCAGACCGGCATGGTCCAGCCATCGGGGCCGAGCAGCCACTTTTGGATCAGCGCCGGCTCGGTATGGGCGCGATAGACCGCCTGCGGCGAGGCCTTGAAGCGGCGGGTGACGACGACATGGGTGTCGCCCTCGGTCGTCAGGATCAGCTTGGTCATGTCTGGTCTTTCTCTTTGCCTGGTTCCATCTCGGCTAGAAGCTGGTCCAGCCGGTCGTAGTTCGCCTCTAAGGCCTGCCTCAGCATGGCGAGCCATTTGTCGATCTCCTCGAGCGCGCCGGGTGCCAGCCGGCAGGGTCGCCTGGTCCCCTCGATCCGCCTGATGATGAGCCCCGCCCCCTCCAGCACCTTCAGGTGCCGCGACACCGCCGGCTGCGACATCGCGAAGGGCTCGGCGAGTTCCATCACCGTGGTTTCGCCGAGGGCCAGCCGCGCCAGGATCGCCCGGCGCGTCGGATCGGCGAGAGCGGAAAAGGCTGCGTCCAACCTATTCATGTCGACCTCTCTATATAATGTATCAGTTATATAACTGATCATGCCTCGTCAAGCGCCTTCTTCGGCGCCATGGCGAAACGGCGATGCGGCTCAGGAGCGGGGCGCGAGGATGGCTGCCCGCAGCAGCAGATAGAGCAGCAAACCGTTGAGCAGGTGCCAGCCCCAGTGCAGGCCGAACGGAACCGCGCCGCACAGGACGGAATCGAGCGAGCGGAAGCTGAGCGACAGGGCGAAGACGAAGCCGGCAACGGCGATCCGCCCGCCCGTGACGGCATCGCCGCGCAGCCTTGCCGCAAGCGCGACGCCAAAAAGGCCGACCAGGAAGCCGGCATAGCCGGCCGAGCCGCGCATGCCGGCCGGCACCAGCGGCGCGACACCGGCGGCCAGGCCGAAGCAGGCGGCTAGGAAGAGCAGCGCCGCGATCGCCGCAATCAGCGGCGACAGGCCCAGGAACCGGTTGAGCGCCAGACCGAAATAGCAGAGCGCAAAGAGCTGGATCGGCACGACATCGGCGAGCAGCGTCCAGCGCTGCGGCATGGTGTGGAACAGGAACGAACCGACGCCGATGACCGCGACCAGCATCGTCAGCGATTCGGCAGGCCAGTCGCGGCGACCGGTTCGTCGCAACAGCAGGAAGGCCGCCAACGCCGCCAGCAGGAAGGCCGCATTGCTGACCGCATTGAGCGGCTCGGCCCAGAAGGCGCCGTCCAGCCGCTCGCAATAGCCCGCGCCCTGCATGCCCTGCTCCGCCTTCGCCTGGAATCAGCGAATCATGCCGCTTGCGGCACTGCAGCCGCGTGACAGGCTCATCGATGAAACCGGTCAATTGTCCGCGAATCCGTGCATGGTGAACAGCCCGTTACGGCCGCGTATGGCTCGGCAACCAATGTTGCAGTGCAAACCGCATGGCAAACGTATCGATTCTGCGCCAAATCGAGGCAATCCCAGAAACTCGTCGGAGCGAGATCGTAAATTGCCTAAAACTTAGGCCAAATTGTCACTGTTCTGACAAAATCGTTAAGCGCCCTGCGCGGGTCAGCGGGCCTTTCCAAACGATCTCTTAATTTGTCATGCAATGATTGCATAACAGAACTGACGCAACGCCCCTGTGAGAGGCACTGTGATCTCTCTATATGCAGTGCACAACGAATTCATCGCTGTCGGGGCAAACCCCGCAAAACCAAAAGGTTATCGCCATGTTCCTGTCCATGATCGCTTCCAAGATCCGCTCTTATCTTCGCTATCGCGAGACCGTCCGCGAGCTGTCCCGTCTCACCGACCGTGAGCTCGACGACCTCGGCCTGTCGCGCTCGGACATCCAGTACGTCGCCCGCACCCACGCGACGGCCTGATTTCCGACCGCCAGGTTGGACGAGTAGTTTCTCCTAGATCCTGCGTTCCTCCCCTCAGGATCTGGTCGAAGAGCGAATGCCCGCTTTCGAGCGGGCATTTTGCGTTTCTAGGCCTGATTCAAGCCCCACGCCCTTGACCTTGGGCGCCGCCGCGGACACATCGCGGCCATGACAATCGCACCCATCCACATCGTCGGCGGCGGCCTCGCCGGTTCGGAAGCCGCCTGGCAGATCGCCGAGGCCGGCGTTCCAGTCGTCCTGCACGAGATGCGCCCCGAGCGCGGCACCGACGCCCACAAGACCGAGAGCCTCGCCGAGCTGGTCTGTTCCAACTCCTTCCGCTCGGACGACTCGTCCTCCAACGCCGTCGGCCAACTGCATTGGGAGATGCGCCGGCTCGGCTCGCTGATCATGGCCAAGGGCGATGCGCACCAGGTGCCGGCGGGCGGGGCGCTCGCAGTCGACCGGGACGGCTTCTCCGCCGCCGTCACCGCGGCCCTCGAAGCCCATCCCAATGTCACGATCGAGCGCGGCGAGGTCGCCGGACTGCCGCCGGCCGATTGGGACAAGGTCATCGTCGCGACCGGCCCCCTCACCTCGCCGGCGCTGGCCGAAGGCATCCGTTCGCTGACCGGGGCGGGCGAGCTCGCCTTTTTCGATGCGATCGCGCCCATCGTCCATTTCGATTCGGTCGACATGGACGTGGCCTGGTTCCAGTCACGCTACGACAAGGCAGGGCCCGGCGGCACGGGCGCCGACTACATCAACTGCCCACTGGACCGCGACCAGTACGAGGCCTTCATCGACGCGCTCTTGGGCGCCGAGAAGACCGAGTTCAAGGAATGGGAAGGCACACCCTATTTCGACGGCTGCCTGCCGATCGAGGTGATGGCCGAGCGCGGCCGCGAGACGCTGCGCTGGGGGCCGATGAAGCCGGTCGGGCTGACCAACAAGCACAATCCGACGGTGAAGGCCTATGCCGTCGTCCAGCTCCGGCAGGACAATGCGCTGGGCACGCTGTTCAACATGACCGGCTTCCAGACCAAGCTGAAATATGGCGAGCAGGCCGCGATCTTCCGGACGATCCCGGGCCTGCAGAACGCGGAATTCGCCCGGCTCGGCGGCATCCACCGCAACACCTATCTCAACTCGCCGGAGCTGCTCGACCCGCAGCTACGGCTGAAGGCCGATCCGCGCCTGCGCTTCGCCGGGCAGATCACCGGCTGCGAGGGCTATGTCGAGAGCGCCGCCATCGGCCTGCTGACCGGCCGTCTCGCCGCAGCTGAGCGGCTTGGCCAGCCGCTTGAGCTGCCGCCCGCGACGACGGCACTGGGCGCGCTGGTCAACCACATCACCGGCGGCCACATCGTCACCATCGACGAGGGGCCGCGCTCCTTCCAGCCGATGAACATCAATTTCGGCCTGTTCCCGCCTATCGAGGGCGTCGCGACGCAGGGGCCGGACGGCAAGCGCCTGAAGGGCCCCGCGAAGAGCGTCGCCCGCAAGCAGGCGCTGACGGCGCGGGCGAAGGTCGAGCTCGATGGCTGGATTGGTGGGGCGAGCGCCCAGGCGGCGGAATAGAAGCCGTCATTCTCGGGCGGAGCGAAGCGCAGACCCGAGAATCGCTGACAAGGTAGAGCGCTCTTCCGTCATGGGATGCTCGGGTCAAGCCCGAGCATGACGGGCTTCTTTACCGCCCCGAAGTCCGCGCCGCGCGCCATAGCGTCCATTGCCGCCTAAGTGGCGAGAGGCAGATGATCGTGCGGTAGGGATCGTAGCCGCCGCGCTCCATCTGCCTGAGATAGGGCTCGACCAGCGCGACGGCTAAGAAAGCCGGCCTGATCGACGCTGGCACGGTGGCGCTGAGATCGTTGAGCTTGCGCAGATGGATGCGCGCCAGCGCCCGCATCTCCTTCAGCGAATAGATCAGACCGGGGCCGCCGCGCCCGCGCACAATGTCCTCGCGGGTGACGCCGTTGCGGGCGAGCAGATCGGCCGGCAGATAGACCTGCCCGCGGGCCGCATGCCAGGGGAAGGCGCGCATCAGCCCGGACAGCGCATAGGCGACGCCGGCATGACCGGCGGCGGTCGCGCCGCCCGGATCACGGCCCTGCGCCAGAACCAAGCAGGCGAGGCGGATCAGCGCGCTCGAGGTCTCGCCGACATAGCCTTCGAGATCGGACAGCGACGGCATCGGATCGTCATAGAGATCGAAGACGCGTGCCTCGATCAATCCCGAGAGCGGGGCGATCGGCAGGCGAAAGCGCCTGACGGTGTCGAGCAGCGCCTGTGCGACCGGATGGCCCGGTGCGGGCGCGTCCGGCCCAGCCTCGAGCACATCGCGCCACCATTGCAGGCGGACCTCGCCCGGCAGCGGCTCGCTGACCTGCTCGCGCACGCGCGCGACCTCGTGACTGAAGGCATAGAGCGCGAAAAGGCCAGGCCGCAGCGCCTCGGGCGCATAGAGCGAGGCGATGTAGCGGTCAGGATCATGCTCGCGCACCAGCGCCAGGCAATGGCCATAGGCCTGGGAGAGCGGGCCCGGCGCAGTGCCAGTGCGGTGCTCGGTTTTCGTGGTCATGCGCCCTCCCCGCTCCCGTCGTCACACGGGTCGAAGCGCCGGCAGTCTAGGCCGGGTCGGCAGTCTTGGCTACGCAGGAGCAGCATGGCCGGTGGGATTTGATCGAGGCTAGTCGACCGCGATCAGCGCCGCGGCGACCCGCCGCTCCTCGCCGACAAGGACGTTGAAGGTGCGCGCCGCCGCCGGCGTCGCCATCGCCTCGACGGTGATGCCGACCGCCTTGAACGGGTCACGCAAAGCTGCCGGCAGGAAGGCGATCTCGCGCCCGATGCCGAGAATGAGGAAGTCGATCGCCTCGGCTTCATCGAGAACCGGCTGCAGGCTCTCCAGAGTCACCTCGGCAAAGCTGGCAACCGGCCAGATCCGGACACCCGAGGGCGTCGCCAGGATCGAGCCGCGATGGCTCATATCGGCAAAGCGAAAACCGCCGGCACCAAAGGCATCGATCTGGTAACGACCGGGGATGAAGCCGTCGAAGCGACGCTCCACCAACCCCTCAGACCCGCGCCTTGGCCTCGGCCAGTTCCTCGCTCTGGTCGAGGCGGCCGGCGCGGACGTCGAGATAGAGCAGCACCGGCGTCGAGACGAACATCGCCGAATAGGTGCAGACCACGACGCCGAACAGCATAACGAGCGCGAAGCCCTCAATCGCCGTACCGCCGAAGAAGACCAGCGCGACCAGCGCCAGCACGGTGGTGGTCGAGGTGATCGCGGTGCGCGACAGGGTCGTGTTGACCGAGAGGTCGAGCAATTCCGGGATCGGCATGGTCTTGTAGCGGCGCAGCAATTCGCGCGTGCGGTCGAACACCACGACCGTCTCGTTCAGCGAATAGCCGACGATGGTCAGGATCGCCGCGATCGAGGTCAGGTTGAATTCGAGCTGCGTGATCAGGAAGAAGCCGAGCGTCAGCACGATGTCGTGCATGGTGCCGACGATCGCGCCGATGGCGAGCTGCATCTCGAAGCGGAACCAGAGATAGACCAGCACGCCGATGATCGCGAGCACGACGCCAAGCGTACCAGCCTGGACAAGCTCGCCCGAGACGCGCGGGCCGACCGTCTCGACCCGGCGGAACTCATAAGCCTCGGAGAAGGTCGCGCGCGCCTTGGTCACCACGCCCTGCTGGGCGATCTCGCCGCCCGGCTGCAGCGCAAAGCGCATGGAGAGCTCGCCGGCACTGCCGAACTCCTGCACCTCGACCTCACCGAAGCCGAAGCTGTTGGCGGTCTGGCGCACCTGAGCGATGTCAGGCTTGCCGCTCTTGGCCTGCATCTCCAGCAGCGTGCCGCCGCGGAAATCGATGCCGAAATTGAGGCCGACCGTGAGGAACAGCACCAGCACCAGCACCGAATAGGCAGCCGAGAACGGATAGGCGAGACGCCGCCAGTGAACGATGCGGAAGCGGGTGTTGTCGGGAACGATGCGAAGCAGGCGCATGGTCTGTTATCTCCTGGCCTGCGGCGTCAGAACGGAAGGGCCTTCGGCCGCGCCCAGCGATACCAGAGCGCGATCAGCATGCGCGTCAGCGTCACCGCGGTGATGACCGTGGTCAGGATGCCCAGGATGAAGACGACGGCGAAGCCGCGCACCGGGCCGGAGCCGAGCGTGAACAGCGCCACCGCCGCGATCAGCATGGTGACGTTCGAGTCGATGATCGTGGCGAAGGCGCGCTGGAAGCCCGCTTCCAGCGCCGAGACCAGCGACCGTCCCATCCGGGATTCCTCGCGCATGCGCTCATAGATCAGCACGTTCGAGTCGACTGCCGTACCGATGGTGAGCACGATGCCGGCAATGCCCGGCAGGGTCATGGTCGCGCCCAACAGCGACATCAGCCCGAGGATCAGGCAGACGTGCACGAGCAGCGCGATGCTGGCGATGATGCCGAACAGCCCGTAATTGCCGATCATGTAGAGGATGACCAGCACGGTCGCGATGATGGTCGCCATCTTACCGGCCTGGATCGAATCCTGGCCGAGGCCTGGGCCGACGGTGCGCTCCTCGACGATCGTCATCTTCGCCGGCAGCGCGCCGGCGCGCAGCAGGATGGCGAGATCGTTGACCGACTGGACGGTGAAGTTGCCGGAAATCTGGCCGGAGCCGCCGGTGATCGGCGACTGGATCACCGGGGCCGAGATCACCTTGTTGTCGAGCACGATGGCGAGCTGGCGGCCGAGATTCTCGGTCGTCGCCTGGCCGAAGCGCTGGGCGCCGCGGATGTTGAAGCGGAAATTGACGATCGGCTGGCTAGTGCGCTGGTCGAAAGCCGGCTGGGCGTCGATCAGATCCTCGCCCTCGACGATGACCTGACGGCTGATCGGGATCGGCTGGCCGCCCTGATCCTGCGAAGGCAGCATGTCGACATCGGTCGCGTTCTGGTCGGCAACCATGCGGAACTGGAGCTTGGCGGTTTCGCCAAGAATCCTCTTCAGTTGTTGCGGATCCTGCAGACCGGGCACCTGCACCAAGACACGATCGAGCCCCTGGCGCTGAATGTTCGGCTCGGTGGTACCGATCTGGTCGACGCGGCGACGGATGACTTCGATCGCCTGCTCGACCGCGCGGCGAATGCGCTCATTCACGCCGGCTTCAGTGACGTTGAGCTGAATCAGCCCGTCGGGATTCTCGTTGACCTCGATCGACTGGTTGCCCGAGGGCCCGAAGGCGCCGAAGGTGCCGATCGGCTGGGCAAGCTCGCGGAGCTTCGGCATCAGCTTGGCGCGGTCAGCCGCCTCAGGCACGCGCAACTGCACGCCGCGCGGAGTCATGCCGATGCCGCCCTGCAGGCCGACGCGCTCCTCGCGCAGGATGCGGCGAACGTCGTCGCGCAACTGCGTGACCTGGCTGCGGATCAGGTCGGCGCGGTCGATCTCGAGCAGGACGTGCGAGCCGCCCTGCAGATCGAGACCGAGTGTCATCGCATGGATCGGCAGCAGGAAGCGCGGAATCCAGGCCGGAGCGCCTTGCTCGATCGCCTTGCGGGTCTCGGGCGAGAACAGGTTCGGCACGGCGAGACCGCAGCCGAAGACCAGCACGAGCAGAACGAGAATGACCTTGCGGGCCTGGAGACGAAGCATCTTTATGGACAGCCTTGTTGGCGGGCGCGGGTGCTTTCAAGCCCCGCGCCTCACGGCCTTCAGCTCTTGACCGGCTCGCCCTTGGCGCGCACGTCCTGGACCATGCCCTTGACGATGCGCACGCGCACGCCGTCGGCGATCTCAGCCTCGATCTCGGCGTCGTCGATCACCTTGGAGACCTTGGCGATGAGGCCGCCCGAGGTGACGATCGTGTCGCCGCGGCGCACGTTCTTGATCAGCTCCTGATGCGCCTTCACCCGCTTCTGCTGCGGCCTGATGATCAGGAACCACATGATGATGAAGATCAGGACGAACGGTACCAGCGACATCAGCACGTCGTTGGTGCCGCCGCCTCCAAGGCCCTGGGCAAAAGCGGGGGTGATCACGAGAAGGCTCCTTCACGTCGCCGCCGATTGACGGCCGGCCGGCGCGGGGGTTGGTAAAATCGCGCGGACTATAGCCAGCGATGTCGTGAAATCAATCGAAAGCGGCCGGTTCCCCGAACGCATCCCCCAGCTAAGCTGTCCCCGCCCTGCGCGCAATGGTCTTGCCTTCGGATATGGAGCAGCGCTATGAGCGTACCGTACCGTTCGGTACACCACTATCATGCGGACATGCCTGCGATGACCGACACCGCCAACGATCCGACGCTCGCCACCCTGCTGCGCATCGCCGATGCGCTCGAGCGCCTTGCTCCGCCGGCCCGGCGTGCGGCCGATCTCACCGCCGCCGACGCCTTCGTCTGGCATGCCGCCGGCCACGAGCTCGCGCCAGTCGCCAAGGTGAACCGTGTCGCGCTCTCGCTGCTGCGCGGCGTCGACCGGGTGCGTGACACGCTGGCCGAGAACACCGAGCGCTTCGCCCGCGGCCTGCCGGCCAACAACGTCCTGCTCTGGGGCGCGCGCGGCATGGGCAAATCGTCGCTGGTCA is drawn from Bosea sp. Tri-49 and contains these coding sequences:
- the motA gene encoding flagellar motor stator protein MotA; amino-acid sequence: MRLIVGAIIVFVCVFGSYAAMGGHLFVLWQPFEFVIILGAAIGAFIIGNPPPVLKAVPSMLGTILKGSKYTQECYVELLGMQYSLYKLVRQKGMLAVEEHIENPSKSTLFNAFPTFAANHHAVEFVCDYMRMLTLGANNAHEIDALMDEELETHHQEQERLVSAMQSIADGTPALGIVAAVLGVIKTMGAIKEPPEVLGHLIGGALVGTFFGVFVAYGFFAPMAASLKSTFEAEAKYFLSLKAGLLAHVSGQPPVMAVEFARKALMSDVRPTFSEVEAATAKLAA
- a CDS encoding flagellar motor protein MotB, giving the protein MTKPAQTIIVKKVKKAAHAHHGGAWKIAYADFVTAMMAFFLLMWLISMTTQEQKEGLAEYFAPGSLSPSTSGSGGMLWGTALDKSGSKPSPPREAATGTARPEDRARRTSSGAADREINRSVAGQQASHSAIASLRQTLQSMPEIADLSRNIVIEPTKEGLDVALMDESGRSMFPEGSVQPYPSTRRVLETLAPTLRRLPNRLAITGHTSAARPGSAAGAEPWSLTTGRALAVREILSNAGFPNDRFASVVGRADTEPVFLDNPYIAPNRRVRITLLTEEPPLPPNHLR
- a CDS encoding invasion associated locus B family protein, with the translated sequence MIRLAPFAALSLLAASASAFAAPAQPLGQFKQWNAATYDNANGKRCYIVSSPSAETPATLRHGDVFFFVQTAPNAQARTESSFQTGYDFAKDSTVTVTIGDETFRMLTSGNNAWLQRLERESELLAAMKAGDEMVLAARSARGNETSYTFSLEGVTAASRLLERCS
- a CDS encoding RraA family protein — protein: MPDPAQELDLADLKGRLYSAVLSDVLDELGFPNQAVKPFVRPLDEASVLCGFARTGLYMKRYHLPEGHNPYALEMDLIDSLRPGEISVLACDGPTDRIAPWGELLTTASKVRGAAGCLTDGLVRDVRRIRELGFPVFHGGIGPLDTKGRAEMMAADEPVEVGGARVAAGDFVFGDVDGVVIVPRAIAPEAIRLALAKIEAEDSTREELLAGNSLRSVFERHGVL
- a CDS encoding SRPBCC domain-containing protein, which codes for MTKLILTTEGDTHVVVTRRFKASPQAVYRAHTEPALIQKWLLGPDGWTMPVCINDPRPGGKIRYEWSDGSGGSLTLTGEYVALEPFGRIIHVERFHMPDPAPDNMPNPTPDNHIDTRFEADGAGTLMTMRMTLPDAATREAMLATGMEYGMEASYARLDELPA
- a CDS encoding ArsR/SmtB family transcription factor yields the protein MNRLDAAFSALADPTRRAILARLALGETTVMELAEPFAMSQPAVSRHLKVLEGAGLIIRRIEGTRRPCRLAPGALEEIDKWLAMLRQALEANYDRLDQLLAEMEPGKEKDQT
- a CDS encoding ceramidase domain-containing protein, translating into MQGAGYCERLDGAFWAEPLNAVSNAAFLLAALAAFLLLRRTGRRDWPAESLTMLVAVIGVGSFLFHTMPQRWTLLADVVPIQLFALCYFGLALNRFLGLSPLIAAIAALLFLAACFGLAAGVAPLVPAGMRGSAGYAGFLVGLFGVALAARLRGDAVTGGRIAVAGFVFALSLSFRSLDSVLCGAVPFGLHWGWHLLNGLLLYLLLRAAILAPRS
- a CDS encoding DUF1127 domain-containing protein; translated protein: MFLSMIASKIRSYLRYRETVRELSRLTDRELDDLGLSRSDIQYVARTHATA
- the trmFO gene encoding methylenetetrahydrofolate--tRNA-(uracil(54)-C(5))-methyltransferase (FADH(2)-oxidizing) TrmFO is translated as MTIAPIHIVGGGLAGSEAAWQIAEAGVPVVLHEMRPERGTDAHKTESLAELVCSNSFRSDDSSSNAVGQLHWEMRRLGSLIMAKGDAHQVPAGGALAVDRDGFSAAVTAALEAHPNVTIERGEVAGLPPADWDKVIVATGPLTSPALAEGIRSLTGAGELAFFDAIAPIVHFDSVDMDVAWFQSRYDKAGPGGTGADYINCPLDRDQYEAFIDALLGAEKTEFKEWEGTPYFDGCLPIEVMAERGRETLRWGPMKPVGLTNKHNPTVKAYAVVQLRQDNALGTLFNMTGFQTKLKYGEQAAIFRTIPGLQNAEFARLGGIHRNTYLNSPELLDPQLRLKADPRLRFAGQITGCEGYVESAAIGLLTGRLAAAERLGQPLELPPATTALGALVNHITGGHIVTIDEGPRSFQPMNINFGLFPPIEGVATQGPDGKRLKGPAKSVARKQALTARAKVELDGWIGGASAQAAE
- a CDS encoding phytoene/squalene synthase family protein; the encoded protein is MTTKTEHRTGTAPGPLSQAYGHCLALVREHDPDRYIASLYAPEALRPGLFALYAFSHEVARVREQVSEPLPGEVRLQWWRDVLEAGPDAPAPGHPVAQALLDTVRRFRLPIAPLSGLIEARVFDLYDDPMPSLSDLEGYVGETSSALIRLACLVLAQGRDPGGATAAGHAGVAYALSGLMRAFPWHAARGQVYLPADLLARNGVTREDIVRGRGGPGLIYSLKEMRALARIHLRKLNDLSATVPASIRPAFLAVALVEPYLRQMERGGYDPYRTIICLSPLRRQWTLWRAARTSGR
- a CDS encoding Mth938-like domain-containing protein; amino-acid sequence: MVERRFDGFIPGRYQIDAFGAGGFRFADMSHRGSILATPSGVRIWPVASFAEVTLESLQPVLDEAEAIDFLILGIGREIAFLPAALRDPFKAVGITVEAMATPAAARTFNVLVGEERRVAAALIAVD